TGGCAGTTGCAGCACGGCCCCGCCAAGGGCTGACGGGGCAGCGCGGACCGGGGCCATTTCGCTTCCGTTTCACAGGCCGCATGCCTATATACTCGGCATGGCAATACCCCCCGAAAGCAACAATCCCAACCTGCCCAACCAGGGCGATTACGGCGCGGACTCGATCAAGGTCCTCAAGGGTCTCGACGCGGTCCGCAAACGCCCGGGCATGTATATCGGCGACACCGACGACGGGTCGGGCCTCCACCACATGGTGTTCGAGGTCAGCGACAACGCGATCGACGAGGCGCTCGCCGGGCATTGCGACCGCATCGACATCGTCCTGAACGCCGACGGATCGGTGTCGGTCACCGACAATGGCCGCGGCATCCCGACCGGCATCCATTCGGAAGAAGGCGTGTCGGCGGCCGAGGTCATCATGACCCAGCTCCACGCCGGGGGTAAGTTCGAGAACACGTCGGACGAGAATGCCTACAAGGTCTCGGGCGGCCTGCACGGCGTCGGCGTCTCGGTCGTCAACGCGCTGAGCGAATGGCTCGACCTGACGATCTGGCGCGACGGCAAGGAGCATTACATGCGCTTCGCGTTCGGCGACGCGGTGCTGCCGCTGAAGGTCGTCGGCGACGCCGCCGAGGGCCAGAAGGGCACGCGAGTCACCTTCTTCCCGTCGCCCGCGACGTTCAAGATCACCGATTTCGACTTCGACAAGCTCGAGCATCGCTACCGCGAGCTGGCGTTCCTGAACTCCGGTGTCCGTCTGTTCCTGAGCGATGCGCGGCACGAAGAGCGCAAGACCGTCGAGCTTTATTACGAGGGCGGGATCGCTGCGTTCGTGAAGTATCTCGACCGCGCCAAGGTGCCGTTGATGCCCGAGCCGGTCGCGATCAGCGGCACGCGCGACGACGTCACGATGGACGTCGCGCTGCAGTGGAATGATTCCTACTACGAAAACGTCCTCGCCTTCACGAACAACATACCCCAGCGCGACGGCGGCACGCACATGGCCGCGTTCCGCGCCGCGCTGACGCGCACGCTCAACAACTATGCCGAGAAGTCGGGGCTGTTGAAGAAGGAGAAGGTCCAGCTGACCGGCGAGGACATGCGCGAGGGTCTGACCGCGATCGTCTCGGTCAAGCTGCCCGATCCGAAATTCTCGTCGCAGACCAAGGACAAGCTGGTGTCGTCCGAAGTCCGCCAGCCGCTCGAAAGCCTGATGGCCGACAAGATGGCCGAGTGGCTCGAAGAGAACCCCGCGCACGGCAAGGCGATCGTCGCGAAGATCATCGACGCTGCCGCCGCGCGCGAGGCCGCCAAGCGCGCCCGCGAACTGACGCGGCGCAAGGGCGTGATGGATATCGCCTCGCTGCCCGGCAAGCTCGCCGACTGCCAGGAGCGCGATCCCGCCAAGTCGGAACTGTTCCTGGTCGAGGGTGACTCGGCCGGCGGCTCGGCCAAGCAAGGCCGCGACCGGCACTTCCAGGCGATCCTGCCGCTGCGCGGGAAAATCCTGAACACCGAGCGTGCGCGCGAGGACCGGATGCTGTCGAGCCGCGAGATCGGGACGCTGATCACCGCGATGGGCACCGGGATCCGCGACGACTTCAACGCGGACAAGCTGCGCTACCACAAGATCGTCATCATGACCGACGCCGACGTCGATGGCGCGCACATCCGCACGTTGCTGCTGACGCTGTTCTACCGCCACATGCCCAAGATCATCGAGGGCGGCTATCTCTACATCGCGCAGCCGCCGCTCTACAAGGCGACCAAGGGGCGCTCGGAAGTCTACCTCAAGGACGACGCCGCGCTCGACGAATATCTGGTCGAGGCGGGTGTCGCGGCGATGGTGCTCGAAGGACCGGGCGGCGCGCGGTCGGGCGGCGACCTGCGCGAGCTGGTCGACCATGCGCGGCGGATGCGCACGCTGATGCGCTACGTCCCCAAGCGCTACGACGCCGGAATCATCGAGGCGCTGGCGCTGGGCGGGATGTTCGATCCCGAAGCGTCGCGCGATGCGCGCATTGCTGCGCTCGAAACGGTGACGCGCCGGCTGGAAGCCGATGATGGCGACGCGCGCTGGACCGCGCGGCTGACCGAGGAGGGCGGGATCCACTTCGAGCGCGCCTGGCGCGGCGTGACCGATCACCACATCGTCGAGGCAAGTTTCCTGATCTCGGCCGAGGCGCGCAAACTGCACGCGCTCGCCGCCGAACAGGCCGAGAGCTTCGGGCGCACTTCGAACCTGGTCCCTGCGGGCAAGGTACAGATCGTCGAGGAGACGCCTGCGGCCGACGCATCCGAGGGCGACGCCGAGGGCGCCGAAGAGGGTGAGGGCGTTCCCGGCACCGTCACGACCGCCACGGCGACGCGCGGATCGACCCAGGTCTCGCGGCCGAGCCACCTGCTCGACGCGATCCTCGCCGCCGGCCGCAAGGGCCTCGCGATCCAGCGCTACAAGGGGCTGGGTGAGATGAACGCCGAGCAGCTCTGGGAAACCACTCTCGACCCCAATGTCCGCTCGATGCTCCGCGTCACTGCGCTCAACGCTGAGGGGGCCAACGAGATCTTCACCCAGCTGATGGGCGAAGTCGTCGAACCGCGGCGCGAGTTCATCCAGGACAACGCGCTGAACGTCGCCAATCTCGACGTCTGACGCGCGCGGTCGACCCTATCTCGGCGAGTTTCGATCGAGTTGGGGGCGCGAACCCATTTTACGCGTTACAGACGAAGTGCCGGCTCGCCACTCAACCTTTGGCTCGTCACCAAGGCGGGCCGGCACAGTTGCAATCCGAGACCGGGATCCCATCTTGGGATCAGAGCCGGACCCTCCCAAGTAGTCCTGGTTCGGCGCCCTGCTCAGCCGCACCCCCTTGCAGAGCGGGCAGGGCGCTTTTCTCTCCGTTAAGCTGGGACGCGTATCTTAATCCTCCCCCGCCAGGGGGAGGTGGCACGCGCAGCGTGACGGAGGGGGCGGTAGGCGCCACGCAGGTTCCGTGTCCGCCCCCTCCGACGCCTACGGCGCCACCTCCCCCTGGCGGGGGAGGATCGTTTCCCCCGATTTACGAGGCTTCGGCGATCAGTTTCGCGGCGGCCGGCGTGTTCCATTCATAGCCGCCGGTCATCCGCCACACTTCCTTGCCCGCCGAATCGTACAGGATCGTCGTCGGCAGGTTCGCCTGGTAGGCGAGGCTGAGACCCAGCTTCGGATCCAGATACGGCTTCAGGTTCGCGAATTTCTTCGCCGCGAAGAACGGCGTAACCTTCGCTGCGCCCTGCAGGTCCTGGCTGACCGCGATCACCTGCACCCCGGGCGCGAGCGTCCCTGCCGCCGCGTCGAGCGTCGGCATTTCCGCGACGCACGGCGCGCACCAGGTCGCCCACAGGTTGAGCAGCAGCGGCTTGCCCTTGAAGCTGGCGAGCGTCACGGCCTTGCCGTCGGGCGCGGTGAACGCGACCGTGGGGCCAGCCTCGCCCTTATGGCTGCGGTCGAGCTTGTCGGCGGGGGCGGCGGGACCCGCGGTGACTTCGTCGGGGGCCGCCGCGACCTCGTCCGTCGCCACCACGTTGGCAGGCTGCGGTGCTTGCTCGGGAGCCGGCGATTTCCTATCGCACCCCGTGACGGCGAGACCCAGGAGACAGACGATCAGCACGCGCGATACCATGGACGGGTCCAATGCGATGTGGGGTGGGCGTTTTGCCGAGGGGCCGGCCGCGGTGATGCGCGAGATAAACGCCTCGATCCCCTTCGACAAGCGGCTGTGGCGCCAGGATATCGCAGGCTCAAAGGCGCATGTCGCGATGCTCGGTGCGCGCGGGATCGTCTCGCCCGCCGACGCCGAGACGATCGCTGCCGGGCTCGACCAGGTCGCGGGGCATTACGAAGCGAACGGCGTCGACGAGGACATGGTCCTCGAGGACATCCACATGCAGACCGAGGCGCGGCTCGCCGACGCGATCGGCCCCGTCGCCGGCCGGCTGCATACCGCGCGCTCGCGCAACGACCAGGTCGCGACCGATTTCCGCCTCTGGGTGCGCGACGCGATCGACGAGACGCTGGCGACGTTGCGCGGTTTCCAGAGCGCGCTGCTGACCCGCGCGGACGAGCATGCCGCGAGCGTGATGCCCGGCTTCACGCATCTCCAATCCGCGCAGCCCGTGACGCTCGGCCATCACCTGATGGCGTATCACGCGATGATCGCGCGCGACGTCGGCCGCTTCACTGACGCGCGCGCGCGGATGAACCGGTCGCCTCTGGGCTCGGCCGCGCTCGCCGGCACCGGCTTCCCGATCGACCGCGACATGACGGCGAGCGCGCTCGGGTTCGACGGGCCGATGAGCAATTCGCTCGACGGCGTCAGCGACCGCGACTTCGCGATCGAGTTCCTCACCGCGGCGACGCAGACGTCGCTGCATCTGTCGCGTCTCGCCGAGGAGTTCGTGCTCTGGGCGTCGCAGCCCTTCGGGTTCGTGGCGCTGAGCGACCAATGGTCGACCGGCAGCTCGATCATGCCGCAGAAGCGCAACCCCGACGCCGCCGAGCTGGTGCGCGGGCATTCGGGGCGTATCCTCGGCTGCATGACTGCGCTGATGGTGACGATGAAGGGCCTGCCGCTCGCCTATTCGAAGGACATGCAGGACGACAAGCCGCCGGTGTTCGAGGCGCGCGACCTGCTCGCGCTGTCGATCGCGGCGATGACCGGGATGGTCGAGAGCGCGACGTTCAAGACCGAGCGGATGCGCGGCGTGGCGGAGGCCGGGTTCGCGACCGCGACCGATCTCGCCGACTGGCTGGTCCGAGAGGCAGGCCTGCCGTTCCGCGAGGCACATCACGTCACGGGTCGCGCGGTGAAGCTCGCCGAGGAGCGGGGCATCGCGCTCGACGCACTGCCGATCGCCGATCTGAAAGCGATCGATGCGCGGATCGACGAACGCGTGTACGACGTGCTTTCGGTCGACGCGTCGGTCGCCAGCCGGACCAGCTTCGGCGGCACCGCGCCGGACAATGTGCGCGCGGCGGTTCGTGCCGCGCGGGGAGACGAGACATGAAACGGCTGATCCCGATTGGCGCGCTGGCGTCGGCCTTGGTGCTGGGCGGTTGCGGTGCGGCCGACGGTCTGAAACCCGCGGCGGGCAAGGCGCTGCCGGTCGCACCCTATGGTGCGAAGGCGACGCCGACCCCGACGCAGTTGCTGACGCCGACCACGCAGCAGCGGCCCGAGCGGAGCGACGAACTGCTCAAATCGTCGGTCCCGCGGCGCAGCGACGAGTTCGACCTGCCCCCTCCCGATTGATTGCGCCCGACTGATCTCCCGATCGATTCTCTGTCAGAAGACCCATCCATGAACCATTTCGACTACCGCGACGGCGTCCTCCATGCCGAGGACGTGCCGCTGCCGGTGATCGCCGACGCGGTGGGAACGCCGGTCTATGTCTATTCGACCGCGACCTTCCGCCGCCACGCGCAGGTGTTCCGCGAGGCGCTGGCCGGCGCGGGCCGGGTCCACCTCGCCTATGCGATCAAGGCCAATCCCAATCTGGCCGTGCTCCGCGTGCTCGCCGAGGAGGGCTATGGCGCCGATGTCGTCTCGGCCGGCGAGATGATGCGCGCGCTGGCCGGCGGGATCGCGGCGAAGGACATCGTCTTCTCGGGCGTCGGCAAGACCCGCGACGAGCTGACGCGCGCGCTCGACGCCGGGATCGGCCAGTTCAACCTCGAGCTGGAAGAGGAGGGCGAGGTGCTCGCCGCGCTCGCCCATGCGCGGGGCCAGACCGCGCCGGCCGTGCTCCGCGTGAACCCCGACGTCGACGCCGGCACGCACGCGAAGATCTCGACCGGGCGCAAGGAGAACAAGTTCGGCGTGCCGATCGACCAGGCGCCCGCGATGTTCGACCGGCTGTCGAAGCACGCCGGGCTGAACCTGCGCGGCGTGGCGATCCATATCGGCAGCCAGCTGTCCGACCTCGCCCCGCTCGAGGCGGCCTATGCGCGGGTCGGCGAGCTCGTCGCGGACCTGCGCGCGGCGGGCCACACGATCAGCCATGTCGACCTCGGCGGCGGGCTTGGCGTGCCGTACAGGCCCGACGACGTGCTGCCGAGCCCGGCGGACTATGGCGCGATGGTCGCGCGCGCGACGCGCGGGTGGGACGTCGAGCTGATGTTCGAGCCCGGCCGCGTGATCGCGGGCAATGCCGGCGTGCTGCTGACCAAGGTCGTCTGGGTGAAGCCGGGGGTCGTGAACCCCTATGTGATCGTCGACGCGGCGATGAACGACCTGATGCGCCCGGCGATGTACGATGCGTATCACGACTTCGTCGCGGTGCGCCCCAGCGGCGCGCGGATGACCGCGAACATCGCGGGGCCGGTGTGCGAGACCGGCGACACCTTCGCGATGGGCCGCGACATCGACGTGGTGGCGAGCGACGACCTGGGCGTCTTCCGCACCGCAGGCGCCTACGGCGCGACGATGGCGTCGATGTACAACAGCCGCGCACTGGTGCCCGAAGTGCTGGTCGACGGCGACCGGTTCGCGGTGGTCGCCGACCGCATCCAGCCCGAGACGATCATGGCCGCCGAGCGCGTGCCCGAATGGCTGACCCGGTGAGCTTCGACAGCCTGCCGCTGTTCGTGCGGCTGGCGGGCCGGCCGGTGATCCTGGTCGGCGAGGGCGAGGCGGCGGATGCGAAGCGGCGGCTGCTGGTCCGCGCCGGCGCGACGATCGTTGGCGAGGAGGCGACCGCGGCGCTCGCGATCGTCGCGATCGACGACGAGGATGCGGCGGTCGCCGCGGTCGCGCGGTTGAAGGCGCGCGGGGTGCTGGTCAACGCGGTCGATCGCTCGGCGTTGTGCGACTTCACCGTGCCCGCGATCGTCGACCGCGCGCCGGTGCTGATCGCGATCGGGACCGGCGGGGTCTCCGCCGGGCTGGCAGCGGCGCTCCGGCAGCGGCTGGAGGTGATCGTGCCGGCGGGTCTTGGGTCGCTGGCGATGGCGTTGCAGGCGGCGAGAGGGCGGTTGCGCGGCGCGTATCCCGAGGCTGCGACCCGCCGCCGTGCGCTGGCGAACGCGATGGCGGAAGGCGGTCCGCTGGATGTGCTGCAGGCGGACCCCGACGTCGACGCATGGCTCTCCCCTCCCTGGAAGGGAGGGGCCGGGGGTGGGTTGGCTCGCGGTGACGCGCCGCACTCGCCCCAAGCCGACCCACCCCCAACCCCT
This sequence is a window from Sphingomonas ginsenosidivorax. Protein-coding genes within it:
- the gyrB gene encoding DNA topoisomerase (ATP-hydrolyzing) subunit B, whose amino-acid sequence is MAIPPESNNPNLPNQGDYGADSIKVLKGLDAVRKRPGMYIGDTDDGSGLHHMVFEVSDNAIDEALAGHCDRIDIVLNADGSVSVTDNGRGIPTGIHSEEGVSAAEVIMTQLHAGGKFENTSDENAYKVSGGLHGVGVSVVNALSEWLDLTIWRDGKEHYMRFAFGDAVLPLKVVGDAAEGQKGTRVTFFPSPATFKITDFDFDKLEHRYRELAFLNSGVRLFLSDARHEERKTVELYYEGGIAAFVKYLDRAKVPLMPEPVAISGTRDDVTMDVALQWNDSYYENVLAFTNNIPQRDGGTHMAAFRAALTRTLNNYAEKSGLLKKEKVQLTGEDMREGLTAIVSVKLPDPKFSSQTKDKLVSSEVRQPLESLMADKMAEWLEENPAHGKAIVAKIIDAAAAREAAKRARELTRRKGVMDIASLPGKLADCQERDPAKSELFLVEGDSAGGSAKQGRDRHFQAILPLRGKILNTERAREDRMLSSREIGTLITAMGTGIRDDFNADKLRYHKIVIMTDADVDGAHIRTLLLTLFYRHMPKIIEGGYLYIAQPPLYKATKGRSEVYLKDDAALDEYLVEAGVAAMVLEGPGGARSGGDLRELVDHARRMRTLMRYVPKRYDAGIIEALALGGMFDPEASRDARIAALETVTRRLEADDGDARWTARLTEEGGIHFERAWRGVTDHHIVEASFLISAEARKLHALAAEQAESFGRTSNLVPAGKVQIVEETPAADASEGDAEGAEEGEGVPGTVTTATATRGSTQVSRPSHLLDAILAAGRKGLAIQRYKGLGEMNAEQLWETTLDPNVRSMLRVTALNAEGANEIFTQLMGEVVEPRREFIQDNALNVANLDV
- a CDS encoding TlpA disulfide reductase family protein — translated: MVATDEVAAAPDEVTAGPAAPADKLDRSHKGEAGPTVAFTAPDGKAVTLASFKGKPLLLNLWATWCAPCVAEMPTLDAAAGTLAPGVQVIAVSQDLQGAAKVTPFFAAKKFANLKPYLDPKLGLSLAYQANLPTTILYDSAGKEVWRMTGGYEWNTPAAAKLIAEAS
- the argH gene encoding argininosuccinate lyase; the protein is MWGGRFAEGPAAVMREINASIPFDKRLWRQDIAGSKAHVAMLGARGIVSPADAETIAAGLDQVAGHYEANGVDEDMVLEDIHMQTEARLADAIGPVAGRLHTARSRNDQVATDFRLWVRDAIDETLATLRGFQSALLTRADEHAASVMPGFTHLQSAQPVTLGHHLMAYHAMIARDVGRFTDARARMNRSPLGSAALAGTGFPIDRDMTASALGFDGPMSNSLDGVSDRDFAIEFLTAATQTSLHLSRLAEEFVLWASQPFGFVALSDQWSTGSSIMPQKRNPDAAELVRGHSGRILGCMTALMVTMKGLPLAYSKDMQDDKPPVFEARDLLALSIAAMTGMVESATFKTERMRGVAEAGFATATDLADWLVREAGLPFREAHHVTGRAVKLAEERGIALDALPIADLKAIDARIDERVYDVLSVDASVASRTSFGGTAPDNVRAAVRAARGDET
- the lysA gene encoding diaminopimelate decarboxylase; the protein is MNHFDYRDGVLHAEDVPLPVIADAVGTPVYVYSTATFRRHAQVFREALAGAGRVHLAYAIKANPNLAVLRVLAEEGYGADVVSAGEMMRALAGGIAAKDIVFSGVGKTRDELTRALDAGIGQFNLELEEEGEVLAALAHARGQTAPAVLRVNPDVDAGTHAKISTGRKENKFGVPIDQAPAMFDRLSKHAGLNLRGVAIHIGSQLSDLAPLEAAYARVGELVADLRAAGHTISHVDLGGGLGVPYRPDDVLPSPADYGAMVARATRGWDVELMFEPGRVIAGNAGVLLTKVVWVKPGVVNPYVIVDAAMNDLMRPAMYDAYHDFVAVRPSGARMTANIAGPVCETGDTFAMGRDIDVVASDDLGVFRTAGAYGATMASMYNSRALVPEVLVDGDRFAVVADRIQPETIMAAERVPEWLTR
- a CDS encoding precorrin-2 dehydrogenase/sirohydrochlorin ferrochelatase family protein; this translates as MADPVSFDSLPLFVRLAGRPVILVGEGEAADAKRRLLVRAGATIVGEEATAALAIVAIDDEDAAVAAVARLKARGVLVNAVDRSALCDFTVPAIVDRAPVLIAIGTGGVSAGLAAALRQRLEVIVPAGLGSLAMALQAARGRLRGAYPEAATRRRALANAMAEGGPLDVLQADPDVDAWLSPPWKGGAGGGLARGDAPHSPQADPPPTPPFQGGERVRIHLTSTDPDDLTLRQARTLASADRVYHRPDVPAAILDRARADAARIVCAAMPVEPGEGLSVDLEMRE